The following proteins are encoded in a genomic region of Oncorhynchus masou masou isolate Uvic2021 chromosome 32, UVic_Omas_1.1, whole genome shotgun sequence:
- the pomca gene encoding proopiomelanocortin a: protein MLCPAWLLAVAVVGVVSGVKGQCWENPRCQDLNSENSILECIQLCRSDLTAESPIFPGEVHLQPNSPSDFPPPSLPLSPPSPLSPLEQQNIVSPQAKRSYSMEHFRWGKPVGKKRRPVKVYTNGVEEESSEGFPSEMRRELGTNEAMYPSLEAGAVEGGEGLGGEADGLGGVFSLQEKKDGSYKMNHFRWSGPPASKRYGGFMKSWDERSQKPLLTLFKNVIIKDGQQKREQ from the exons ATGCTGTGTCCTGCGTGGTTATTAGCTGTGGCTGTGGTGGGTGTGGTCAGCGGGGTTAAAGGTCAGTGCTGGGAGAATCCTCGCTGTCAAGACCTCAACTCTGAGAACAGCATCCTG GAGTGCATCCAGCTCTGTCGTTCTGACCTCACCGCCGAGTCTCCCATCTTCCCTGGCGAGGTCCATCTCCAACCCAACTCCCCCTCTGACTTTCCTCCGCCCTCCTtacctctgtcccccccctctcccctgtcccccttgGAGCAGCAGAACATCGTGTCCCCCCAGGCCAAGCGTTCCTACTCCATGGAACACTTCCGCTGGGGGAAGCCTGTGGGAAAGAAGCGCCGCCCGGTGAAGGTTTACACCAACGGTGTGGAGGAGGAGTCCTCCGAGGGCTTCCCCAGCGAGATGAGACGAGAGCTGGGCACCAACGAGGCCATGTACCCCTCCCTGGAGGCTGGGGctgtggaagggggagagggcCTGGGGGGCGAGGCGGATGGCCTGGGTGGGGTGTTTAGTCTTCAGGAGAAGAAAGACGGCTCGTACAAGATGAACCACTTCCGCTGGAGCGGACCACCCGCCAGTAAACGCTATGGAGGGTTCATGAAGAGCTGGGACGAGCGTAGCCAGAAACCACTGCTCACGCTGTTCAAAAATGTAATCATCAAAGACGGACAGCAGAAGAGAGagcagtga